tttttgaaaaaaaaagttgaagctttggaaACGCCCGCCCGATAAATAATCTTTATTCAGCAAATGAAATATATTTAGATTATtctatggaaaatataaatttctaTGAAGAATGCGAGTCTATAGTTTCTCAGTGGGGAAGAAGTCTACGTGATTTGAACAAAATCTGAGCATTTTTACGTGTGGTAAATTTTGTTAtatggaatatatgttttacTAAGCCCTATATTTCAAACAACTTATTGAAACGAAATACTTTATTTATTCAAAATGTTTAGATGTTTAGGGTATGTTCGTATACATCACGGCCTCAACTTCAACCGCAGATCTACCCCTTTCTCGGTTCCTAATGCCATCAAACCTTTATGCAGCTTTAGCGGTACCTGGGTCTGCTCAGACCTCTCAAAACTGAAATGCAACAGCAACTGATACATGACCACCTTCAACTCCATCAGTGCGAATCTTGATCCGATACAGTTCCTCGGTCCAACTCCAAACGGCAAATATGCATCCATGTTTATACTGGCCCGGTTTTCGTCGCTAAATCGCTCCGGGTCGAATTTTTCCGGATTTGGATAGTACTTCGGGTCCCGATGGATACCGTGCACCGGTATCCACACGCACGCACCCTCATCGATGGTGAACCGGAGTCCGGCGCCGTCGTCCAACGTGTAGTCGCGAACGCACTGCCGATCGACGGCCGGTACCGGCCACATCCTCAAGGTCTCCGACACCACCATGTCCAAGTATTTCATTTTCTGTAGAACATCATACGATATCGGTTTTCCACTCAGCTGCCTGTTTGTATCCAGAATTTCTTCGTAGAGTCTCTGCTGGATATCCGGATTTAGTGCCAGTTCGTAGGACATGAACAACATCGCGGTGGACACGGTGTCGAATCCAGCgaagaagaaaatgaaacaCTGAGCGATGAGCTCGAGCTCGGTCATCTTTCGCTGAATAGAGATCTTCGTCGCATCCGACTCGTTGACCGTTGCGAATCCCTCGCCGGTTTCCGCTTCTTCCTGTTGATGTTTCAGTATACCCTTTTTCGCTTGCATCAACAGATAGATCATATCCGGTCGAACGATACCGTGCGTTTCCCGTGTTCTCATCGCATCTCTGATAATCTTGCTGAAGTACTGCACATGTTCGCTGCCGATAATATCGATACTCAATCTAGCCGATAGCTTCGGGAAAATTCTGATTACCATCACCCGCAAAAAAACCGTGATTCTGTTAAAGTTTGCCCATCACGTAAAACTCATTCTCGTAACCGCGTAACGACTCCATCTGCAATCCGAAGGCACACGTCGCGACAATATCGTTCGCGATCCGTGAGAAAAGATCCTTCATTTCGTGCTCGATCTGTCCCTCTTGGACCGCTTCCTTCCGCAAAATGTCGATCATACCTTGGTTTTATTTCACCATCAGCTCGAACATCGCCCGCATCTTACTCCCGGTGAAGGCAGGACTAAGGGTGGCCCTCATGTCGCGCCACTTCTGTCCCCGCATAACCACAAGAGTTTTGGCGAAGATTAGGTTCTCGTTGTTTTCCCCATCTTCGGGGAAAAACGCTCGCCGATCTATGAAGTGTTCGAAATCCTTCACGGCTATCTTTTTGATCAACTCCGGATCGCGGATCACAAATACGCGTGCCATGGAATCGAATAGACCAAATACCCTGAAATACACGATAGAACCATGTTTCCCCACACGAACGTGAACTATGACACGAAGTACTTACTTCACTCCGGAAAATTTATCGTAGAACGTTTTCACCAGATCACTGAAGGAGGATTGTTTCAGTACCAGAGCTGCGGTGCTGCCAAGCCACTGCGAAGGAATCGGTTTCTCGCGGAAGTAATCATGGTCCCTGGTCAGCCGGTGGTAAACGTAGGCCAGGATAGTTCGCATGATAAGAGTGTTGATAATGACTGTCTGTATGATAACACTGATTGTTTCGCAAGGAACAAGTTTTACTGCCTTTCGATTATATTATTGAACCTTTGATAGTTTTATGAGGAGCTCTCTACTGGTCTTTGTTTTAGATACCACCGTTTTGCCACTTTtttgaacacatttttaaaagttttttattcttcgcacatgaatattttttgagTGGTGGTGTTCAAACAATGTACATAGTCGGCCAAAAACGGtcgatacagggaaacttcgatataacgtacacattatcaaagtccaaaaaaaaattatttgcatatttcttttctgaaagaacaataaattatctgtattttgatactacagCTTGTGTTgcaactttaaccaatcccgaaatacgtctgttttgtgattctgaattctaaatgaatcaatcttcaatcaacagaacgtagggaaacatcatgagcaaagttggcttcgtcttctaattgaatttattcatgtaccttactcaaacagcaatacaataaagtaatataagctacgtttcagagttctttattatgcttcgatataacgtacaattcgatacaacgtacaattttgaaagtaaaatgtacgttatatcgaagttaccctgtactgCCTTGGCACTCTCTAATTTCGATTTTGAAATTATGACCGAATTCCGGAACCTTACAGAATTGGAGCCTTTCAACATGAACATCATTTGTgaacggttcccggaataaatcgccacagaaaacgactgcaacagaaaccaccgcttataaaatgtgtagtaggctataaatattgtggcgcggtattgtatttcaaaacaagaattaaccgggcaaacgtatcgccccaggcaaacgtaacgccccgggcagacgtataccgtccgacgctcgctagagctcggtcggacattgctaaaggatcgtatcctatgtttcaaactaaccgggcaatcagtggatcccaggtttgcgtgcgagacaccgccgcttccgacggcgggtcggcggtggactcggattgcgtcatcttggcggcatgggccgcctcgattccttatcctcgccaaatggggacttcgtccccattacattgtcctcagaataaatttcgaaaaacgagaacaagagaataaatttataatagaaatgtgaggcacatgatgtttttcccgcgccaaatatttctagcctactacactttttctaagcggttgtttctgttgcagttgtttactgtggcgatttattccggtcacctttGTGAACATATCAGAACACGACAAACAAATCTTCTGAAATAATTATAGGaggaccgcattgttgacgcaggactacgaagttattttattcatttcactTCATATTACATTATTTCAAGAggcttctaatttttttttctattcagcagaaagttttggtggccctgaaaaaccTGATGGTTTGCATAGTTTTGTGGAAGTAACTGATGATGGTTGATTCAAAATTGTGCTTGTGCTTACATGAACGACGCACAAGCGGCCCAATGTCACAGCTGCTTGTGATTTACTGCATGGGtaggaaatcataaaaatgcaaAGAACAAACGTATgggaaaaaaaaggaagttcttttaGTTTTTGTCAATATTGACTGTTTACGGATAAATGAATTGTAATACATGACAAAACAAATCTTAAAGAGATTCCTATTTGACAGGGTTACAAATCAACAAAATCCTTTCAcatcaaaaaaagttatttacttTAAAACTATTGCATAAAAACGAGACATGTCtcctgatttggtacccttactCGAAGAAGTAGTAAAAAAATACTCCGATTTTGCTGAAACCTCGCACACTTCttctttttcaacaaattttgatacgtattttttcatttcgcCCATGGGGTGCATGATTGACAATTGGGGAAGTCCGAAAAAAACGGAATGTCTTGAAAAACTGAAACCTTTTTATACAACAAagtagaaaagaaaaaaaagcatgTATTTGAACAACTATATTTGGAAAACATATGActagaaaaatatatttcaactagcaactAGCGTCGAACAAACATATCGTTCCGAAATTGTGTTTTGATCGTATATATTGGAAAtcgattttattcaatttattctcattcaaaattttcctgTTTTTATCGCTGTTTCTTTTATTTTGGCGGAGACGCATACAACAAAGTAAAGATAGcgcaaatcggacaatccgttGCCGAGTTAATCCCGATCATACGTATGCAACTTTTTTATATATGAGACAAGCACACTTGGCGCACTTAGCCCCCTCAAAacagttttttatatgaatattttcgaatatagggaggcgatctggcgtagcggttaATATCCGTATTTCTAAACGTCACGAGATCAGTTCTTCCTTCGTAATATAGGTTAAACCGTGGctcaagtgacgaaccagccaaaatggtTGAAAGTTACTATGATACAATATCGAAAATCCAATATAAAAATACAAtacaatgataaaaaaaatgaaaaatcgaatatTCACGAATAttcgtgggttcaatcccagaacCATTCGTTGATTGATCTGCTAAattagtctttttcaaggctattagcaaatgaattttgttgaaatttgacaCGTGAAATTTAATGTTCATACATAACTCTATGTCAAGAATTGAGAATCAACTACGATTGTATAAGGAAAAACTTTTTTATccgaattttcttattttctcaaGAATTTTACAATTTTGCCTCTCCATACAAACATTTCTCGGACTTGACATAAAACCTTAAACttgtttttttctcgaaactaattttttcaagctggcgtacacgatatatcgagttctactgaaccgaattattctaaaaaatctttataCATCGCATCGAACCaatgaaaaatatttacatgtttcattttcacacatttttattttattttacaatttaaaaaaaatctaaatctgttcgattttttgtttgtttcagctAACCAGAAAGGCTGTAATCGTGTACGTCATAGcaaatctttttttaaatttcctcgCTTCATCAGCTTGCAaacggttcctcatccggtgtaaggttatgaacccattggtgatcggaaattttgagcaactgatcgagctaaattttcactctggattcatgagttcatatcatgaattcatctccatgcgggttgttccttcttcgtatattcccaaccgtgtttgttttcctgactacatcaattcctctgtacattttgatctgttcatgaaggagaaaatccatggaattccagattatcttctatcgggaatcgttcctacgatctttaatgcaaagtatgggcgtatcaattgcgataatatgtactttactgatgggtcctctatgaatgagtccacaggatttggagtgttcaacgtattttttagcacttcACACAGTcttgtatattgctgaattggcagcaataaactgggcgctggacagcgtcgcctcacgacctgttgaacactattacattgtaacggatagtcttagctctgtcgaagctatccgttcagtgaggccggaaaagcactcgccgtacttccttgtgagaatacgagaaatttttagtgctttatccagacgctgttatgtcattacctttgtctgggtcccttcacattgctccatttcgggtaatgagagggctgactcattagcaaaggtaggtgcagttgaaggcgatatttatcagcgtcaaatcgccttcaatgaattttattctttagtccgtaaaaataccatcgctaattggcaacgcaaatggaacgaagatgaattgggccggtggctccactcaattatccctaaggttagcttcaaaccatggttcaaaagtctggacttgagtcgagactttattcgcaccttctcccgactcatgtccaaccactgttcgttagacgcgctactctttcgtattaatcttgccgacagcaatctttgtgtttgtggccacggttaccatgacatcgagcacgttgtttggtcgtgcgagttgtatcttgtcgccagatcgaatttagaaaactccctcatggctagaggaagacaacccaatgtgccggtgagagatgtgttggctcggttagaccttgattacatgtcccaaatctatattttccttaaagctatcgatgttcgtgtgtgattatccttatatccttatatacTTTAcgtgcaattggtccccttgctacaaacagtagaataagttgaaatgtaaatacacaatagatatacgaatagatttaagaattgagtgtgtgagattatcattattgtaacaatttccttatatcccatccttttcctgaacaaatatgtcaccctactaaactcgagtagaccgcgagtaatcggttttctaccttacttaccttagatttagaaaatgtttatgtatagtaataaaaatataattaagaattcggctcctttaaacttatgaaactgagcctgtaaaaataaacgaatttaataaaaaaaaatcagcttgtaactattctaattcttatttttttctgtttcgttcTTGTTGGATTGCAaaaagataaataaacaaaGAATGTAGTGATGGACGGtacaaatattctttgtttcattTCTTCTGAGCTCgaaaaaatgtccgaaattcatacctctacactagaataccccttgAGACGTTCATGATTTCCCaacttttttctctatttttcatTAGCGAAATTGCGAGGATCGTTATAACGATATGCGACATTAATTGCATAACAATTGCTTTTGAactagtttggatgaatatacgacttacaGATTTGTCTAGTAAGACTATTGCCATAcatatatacgatttactataGGCAAACAGAAAAAAACCAATGGAGAAAAAtgttcgtgaggttataattaTTCTTATTAGCTCACGAACCGCCATTTGTATATATGACAACATTTATGTTTCTAGAAATATGAATTCTACAATTCACTTTTATAATaagtataaatataaatatttaaagTGAGTGGTGATGATGGTTCAGCAAATTTGTTCCGATGAGATacgaactccggttgtttggatgaTAAGCAACAATTATCTTTAATAtagttttaatataattttatatcaattacgatctaatatgatttactgttaaaTGATTCTCCAAAGCATGTAAGacgttttttttcattactaCATTGATTTAaagtacactggagtcgctttttacgcaggggatacgtgccgcgtaaattccaaaatccgaataaaagaaaactgcgtaaattccaaaatgcgcgtaaaaataaaccgggtaattttcaaaatccgttaaaaatctaacaaacagtgaattattagtttaaaatacaACCCATATTCTACCAATTGAtaacctgatttttttttgcattgtagccatgatatctgtatctccttttatttctcagctactaatcagtgattaAAGCAGGCAATTATGGTGCTTATTACAATTGTTTCTGGAAAGTTCATCCGAAACCTTTCatctgtttttaaatcaccGGAACTCGGTGAGGCGATTTGAAAGTAaccaattttgaaaatgtgaatattttccgAAATCAGAAGAAaatcaaatcaatttttttcaaatttcaaattaaattcTCGGCTTTCTCAAAAAAGGGAACACACAGCTAGTATCTTTTCAAATGCGACACACctaaaatcataaaaaacaaTAAACTATATAAACTATAAAACTATGCTTTTGAGGTgctatatagttttttttcactatAGTGAATCGGTTGAAAGGTTGAAATgttacaaattttcaaaaatgtgcTTGTTGGTAGCACTAGCCGATTTTTCGGaaagtttttaaaaatttacgaAAGGAGAATATTTTTAGTAGATAATTTTTTAAGGAATTTTTGAATATATGTGAAGGGAAAAATATTGAGATattgaaactgaaaaaaaagaaatattttcacATGCTAAGTCGCACATAGAACCGTATTAAATCACAATCGTATATCATATCAAAATATGCATCGtttgtaatacaaaaaaatcgtttttataTATCGACGATTGATTTTGTCGAATTTCGGTATAATGAGCTCCGCAGTAATGTTATATGCGACATCATATACAAACatagttatatataaaatatataaaaagcaTTGTACTATCGtcatatacggctttatattaCTATAGTATGtgacatatacgtatatcgcctccacatgAGTATGTacttatatgccaaatttacgcatcatataccacccaactGTGTGTTCGATGTATGTGTATCGCTTCCAATTTcggcattttatacgatttaattATAACACGATTTGCAGAGCATACAGGGTCCAGTAAATCTCAATAAATTCTCTCGAGAATTTTTCAACTTGGTGACAAAAAGAAAGTTGAAAGTTTTGATATTCCTTATAAGAGGGCTTTCTAAATGATTGATTCCCAGTAATTTTCTGACAGAATAACACAATGTATTACAGTGAACGTATATTAATACAtgattatcgaaaaaaaaacacacaatgaCCATTATTTTCTTGGCTTCAGCTCCAACCACACGCCTTTCTCCGCCTGCAGAACAAACATGTTCTTTTGCAGCTGCAGCGGAATTTGGGTCTTCTCGGTCCGCTCGAGACTGAAGTCCTTCAACAGATAGTACAGAATCGATTTGACCTCCATCAGCGCAAGTCGCGATCCGATGCAGTTTCGGGGACCCGCACCAAACGGTAGATACGCTCCGGTGTTGATACTCGATCGGTTCTCCTCGCTGAAGCGCTCCGGATCGAACTTTTCGGGATTCGGATAATACTTCGGATCGCGGTGTATGGCGATTGTGGGTATCATTAACATTTGCCCCTTCTCGATGGTAAAACGCGTCCCGTTCCCGTCATCGTAGCGGTAATCTTTTACGCACAAACGATCGAAAACAACAGCCGGAGGCCATAGGCGTAGGGTTTCCGATACGACCATGTCCATGTACTGCATCTTCTGTAGCGCGTCGTAAGTAAGCGGCTTCCCGTTGAGTGATTCGTCGGTCTTAACCACTTCCTCGTACAGACGCTTCTGAACGTTCGGATTAACTATCAGCTCATAGGTCAAAAAGGTCATGCAGGTTGATACGGTGTCGAAACCTGCCAGGAAAAACAGGAAACATTGGGCTATGAGCTCATTCTCGGTCCACACCCTCGAGTGCGTTGATTTCCCGATGTGGGACTCTTCCACGGTCGCGAATCCGGCATCTTTAGTTTGCTTTTCGTCTTTCTGATGTTTGAGTGCGCCTTTTTGAACCTCCATCAACATTTGGATCATATCGTTTCGCACGATTCCGTGCGCTTCCCGCTGTTTCATGTTATCCGTGATCATATTCTTAAAATAACCCGTCAAATTGGCGTCTACTAAATCCACCTTTAGCTTCTGCATCAGTCCAGGCATGATCGTCAGTAATAAAACTCTCACCACCATcccaatcgattgaaaattgagCATTTGTTTGCCCTTCTCGTAAAATTCATTCTGACGCTCGCGCAGCGAGTCCACCTTTATCCCAAACGCCACCGTCGCAATCACATCATTTCCAAACCGCGAAAACATATCTTTCATCTCATACTCCAGCGTCTTTCCCGCTTGCACCTCCGAGGTTAGAAACTGCACCATCGATCGACCACATTCAGCCACCAGCTCGAACATGTGTCTCATTTTACTCCCCGTGAAGGCCGGACTCAGCGTTGCCCGCATATCTCTCCACTTCTGGCCGCGCAGTGAAAACAGCGAGTTTCCAAACAGACCACCTCCGTCACTTTCATCCTCCGGGAAGCTCACGGCCAGCGCATGATCCGTGAAGTAGTCGAAATCTTTCACAGCAATCTTCTTGATCATCTCGAGGTCACGCAGCAAGTAGACCGGTTGAATGAAGTCGTAGAATCCCGATACCCTGCAGGTGGAAATTTGATACCATAAACTGGGTTTCGTTTTCGAACACAACTTACTTCGAGTCCGGAAAGGCGTAGTAGAGTTCCGTGACGAGGGAGCTCACATCCGTGCGACGGAACAGCGTCGGAGCGCTGCTCCCGAAGCCGAACGTTGGCTTGACGCAGGGCACCGGCTTCGTCAGGAAGTATTCATATTTTGTCGCTATCCAGTGGTATATTAGCAAAATGATGGCACCGATTGCGCCCGCCGTCAGTAGATCCACCGCTACCATGATTACTACAGAAATCCGTACACTTAAACTCATTTTTTTGGAAACGCAATCAATGCGATATCTAATGGTGAGATTACCTGTATTCGATAACAGATTTTCAAAATCTGCTGTTGTGCGCACTCGAAAGTCCGTCTCTGGTAGACGATTTTCTCAGAATGACGATCGGTGCGGTCAGACACAGCGGATGGAATCGAATTTTAAATTGATATCATGACTCTTTTTCGCGTGTGTATGTTTCTCCGCTAacgaaaactcatatttttgaCAAACCGAATTATTATCAGCGAGAGAAGATTTAAATATGAGAGGGAATTGC
The Toxorhynchites rutilus septentrionalis strain SRP chromosome 2, ASM2978413v1, whole genome shotgun sequence genome window above contains:
- the LOC129764312 gene encoding probable cytochrome P450 9f2, yielding MVAVDLLTAGAIGAIILLIYHWIATKYEYFLTKPVPCVKPTFGFGSSAPTLFRRTDVSSLVTELYYAFPDSKVSGFYDFIQPVYLLRDLEMIKKIAVKDFDYFTDHALAVSFPEDESDGGGLFGNSLFSLRGQKWRDMRATLSPAFTGSKMRHMFELVAECGRSMVQFLTSEVQAGKTLEYEMKDMFSRFGNDVIATVAFGIKVDSLRERQNEFYEKGKQMLNFQSIGMVVRVLLLTIMPGLMQKLKVDLVDANLTGYFKNMITDNMKQREAHGIVRNDMIQMLMEVQKGALKHQKDEKQTKDAGFATVEESHIGKSTHSRVWTENELIAQCFLFFLAGFDTVSTCMTFLTYELIVNPNVQKRLYEEVVKTDESLNGKPLTYDALQKMQYMDMVVSETLRLWPPAVVFDRLCVKDYRYDDGNGTRFTIEKGQMLMIPTIAIHRDPKYYPNPEKFDPERFSEENRSSINTGAYLPFGAGPRNCIGSRLALMEVKSILYYLLKDFSLERTEKTQIPLQLQKNMFVLQAEKGVWLELKPRK